From the Bacillota bacterium genome, the window GATTCTCCCTGGAAGCAGAAAGTAGGATAAGAAACGCCAGGATAAGAGAAACCGTAGCACCAACCAGAGCCACCGTTACATCAGACACCGGCAGAAAGGGTACTTTGTGGCAGGCAGGGCAGCCACCGGCCGCGTGCTTTTGCCAGGCAAGATAGGTGAACAAGCCGGTATTCAGGGATAAAAGCAACAAAGTTAATTTTTTGTTGACCAAGGTTTAATCACCCACCAAAAGACTTTAAATTAGTCTTCCATCCCCACCAGATTAGCATAGCCACGTATATAGCCATTAACAGTGCGACTATTAATTTGACTTTGGCTTTCTTTGAAAGTGGCATAGCACCGAGAAAAGAATCGAACATATAAGCTTTCTGTGAAAAGAAAAGCCGGTAAAATAGCCCGGCTGTTAGGGATATCGTTATAAGAGAACCCAGCCAAAAATATTTGGGGCAGAAGTGTCTTGCTATCAATGCAGGTAACCCTGCTAAAATCATAGCTAAAATGGAAAAAATTATTGACACAATCCTACCGCCTTGCATACATTATATGCCCCCCAACTGCAGGCTTTATAAGTTACCAAGTAGTTGCAAATTACCCAGCAAGATCCCCCACATATTGCAAACCACAAAGGGTTAGGTACTCTTGCGCAAAGTCGTGCACATGCCAAAGGACATGCCTTTTTGTCAGTAATAAACCAGGCACACAACCCACCTACTGCCCCATTGGCAAAAATCGCAAGCTATGCTCCCTATTGATAATACCCTACCTGTGTCATTGTCATATATTTTTATAGAGATTCCATCCTGGCTAATTACATTTGCTACAGCAGCCTCGCCAAAACGATTAGAAACGTAAGTCACTACTGCTGCCTGTTTATTTTTTACTTCCTTTGAATTACCTTCCTTCATAACAAGAGGCATTGATACAAGATAGCTAATGATTGTGTCGTTCTCGAGCCTCGTAGTCGATTGTATCACTTTAATTCCTTTGTCATCTATGATAAAACCATTCTTCTCGAATTCACTGCTTATTTGCTGAGTACCTTTGTTAGATAGTGCCTTCTCTACAAGCAGGTCTCTTTCGGCTCCTCTGATTTCACTAGTGCTCATGACCTTACCCGCCGCACCATTTACATCCGGCAGAAAACCATACCTTTCCGCAAGCGCCTTTACCTCCGGATTCTTCAGAACTTCGTCACTCAACACCTTGCAGGGAATACACTCAACTTCACCTTCAGGGAGGGTGTGTCCCGCTACCTTGACAGCCGTAAACCCGGCTGCTGCTGGTGTACTCAGGAGCACTACTGTTAGCACCATCGCCAAGACCGCCCGCCACCGGGCACTAATTTTCTCTGCCAAATGGGTACCTTATAACATCAGCTTCTCCTCCTTTAGGATGTTCTGATTTAGCAACCCAAAGGGTTTATGCATCGAATAGCTTATCTCACTAAATTCGTTACCAAAGTCTACCTTCTTGCTGCAGCCTCTCTTCTGTAAGCTTTACTCTATTATCCACCACCTCCTGACAAAAACTCCAGGTGGCCTTCCTTTACTAATACTAAGTCGAGCGTTAGGCTAAAATAAAGCTACCTGCACCCTTGCCTGCAAAGGAAAGGCACTCATGGAAGGATAACGGCTACCCTTTTTCCGGCAGTTTCGGCTGATACCAGTGGAACCAGCAAGTGGTGCTGGCTCCTGTTGCCGCTACGAGCAGGATCAGCGCCGAAGCAAATCGCAGAAGATTTGTCTTAACTGTCTTGAACATATTCTCACCTCCCGGAAAATTGGTATCGCAAAACACTTTAGACGCGGCCAACCGTTTTCCTGCCTGATCTTCCCAAACGGGTCAAAAGGCGGCACAAACGGGTTATAATAGTGCACGAACGGGCTTTGCCTGCGTCCCCGGAAACGGCGCAGGCCGCACCCCAAGGAAACGGCAGCGGTGGAGAAGGTCAAGTACGGCACCATTCAGAGAATCACGGCATAACTCACCAGGCCTTTAACCCCAAGCAGGCGCTCAGGTTGCCCCCCTTGCAGCGGCACCCGATAAATGCTTACACTTGCAGCATCCCGGCGTAGTGAGGAAACAAGGCGATCGGGGTCTTTATCGAGGAAATAGATTTTTTCCTCTCCGCCGCACAGCGGCCAGTAGGAGTTTAAGTCGGGCGGAATGTTCCGGAGGTGTGTGAGCCGCCCGGTTTCCAGTTCCAGAAGGACGAGTTTAGCCCGGAAGGGGTCGGGCACATCCGGACCCGTGTACTGGTTCCCCTCCCCCAGGAACTCACGATAATCAGGCTTGCCCTGAGAAAAGAGATAGTGCCTCCCGTCCGGTGTAAAGCATCCGGGGGGAGTGTACAGCTGGGTAGTGCTTAAAAGATCCTGCTTTTGCCCGGTTTCAGGCTCCAAGATGACAAGCCATTCTATACGAGGGTCGGCCGGACTTGTCGTCCCCACCACGATCCTTTTGCCGTCGGGACTCCAGGCGACGGAGGTGATGATCCGGTAAGCCACGTCTGGCGCAGCCGGATTGGTGAAAGGTGGGAGCATTTCTTTTGCGCGCCCACTCGAGAGGTCAATTACGACGAGTGCCGTCCCTTCGCCCTTCTCATCCTTTTTCCCGGAGGCTACCTGCCGGCCATCCGGGGAGAGGGCGGGCCAGTGAAAGACCCCGTCTTTGAGGCGGCGCAATGTAAATGCAGGTGCTTTTTCGGAAGAACGAGGCACGCTACTTTCTTCCGCCGGCTGCACCAGGTAGAGCGCCTTTTCGGTTGCAACGAGAAACTCCTCACCCTTAGAGTGGGCACTAAGATAAGTGACACGCTCTGGGAGCCGCTTGCGGAAAACCTCTTTCTGCGTCTGGTAATCGACGAGGACGACTTCCTGCTGTTCTGCCCCGCAATAGGCCACATGTTTTCCCGCCCAGGCGAAAAACCGCCGCGGGAAAAGGAGGTACTCTTGCCTTGCCTCCCCTCCGGAGGGCGTGAACTTAAAGAGCATCACTTCTTTGCCCCGGCTGTCGCGCAGCCGCCCGGTCCAGACTTCTCCCTCTTGCTCCTGAGCAACCGATACGTAGCCAAGCAACGGCGAGTAATCGTTTGCTTCTTTCAAAGCACATAAAGTGCCGTTGCAGCCGGTGAGACCCCCGAGTATCACTATGGCAAAAAAGAAGGCAAGGGCCAAGAATAAGATGGATATTAATCTTCTTGTCATTTCATTATCCCTTCCTCTTCCAGGGCATAAATTACGAGGAAGGGGAGACCCTTGTTCCCCTTCCTTCCCTCACAGACGACGCAAGCAATCTTACACATAATCTAGGGATCAAGCAAATATTTGTAACGGTATGGACCGTAAGAACTCTCAACCGAAGACTTAGAACGTGCAGTGTGCGCTACCCGGTCGTAGGCGTTGAGTTTAGTGCTCTCGTACAACACATAGTTCCCGTTGGCATCCCGGTAGTGGAAGATCATTACATGATCCGCATTGCAAAGAATGTCACCCTGCTTGAGTTCCGCAAAATTGTTTAGCCGAACGGAAATATCTGAACTCATCAATCCGTAAGTGTTCCGTTTCGAAGAAAGTCCCCAGCACCTACTCACATATCCGGAGCAATCAACTCCCGCCGTCCTTTGTTTATAATTGCCCGTTGTATCGATATTCCCTGCTGCCCAGTTACTGCTGAGCTCACTGTCGAAACCACTTAAAGAGCTAAACCCTCCCCAGCAGTAGGGAACAAACTGGTAGTATCTGTTATATCCCTGGTTGATATATCTTGGTCTTTGCCAAGGTTTCTCCGCATAGGTCCCTTCGTAGTTGTACTGGTTGCAGTACCACTGTTTAGCATGATAAGCACTTGCCGTCGACATTATTTGGGACCTGCTTATGCTCATTGGAGCAACACCTTTTGTTTCCTCCTCACGAATAGCAGGAGTTACCTGCTTTTCTTGCAACAGCCGTGGAATTTCCTTCAGGGAAGGCCAGGAAGCAACCATGACCACGGAAATCCCATCCGCAGAGGGATCTAAGAGATAGACGTTGCCGTCTGCGTTGATGGTCACATCTTTGTTAGGATAGGCGTATCTTCCTGGCGAAAAGGTCACAAGTCGCTCCACATTTCCCGTTTGGTCGTTCAGCCCCACGATAAGATCAGTCTCGTCCGTCGTAATTCTGAAAAACCACGTGGTTCCTGCTTTTCCTAAACAATTAAACGCGCTCATTGGGTCGGCGAGCCAGTCGGGAAACTTAAACATTTTATTGAGGTTGAGCATGGAAACAGAAACTCCAGTTTCCTTTGCAGACCCACATAAACGTTCGATTTGCCACA encodes:
- a CDS encoding cyclic lactone autoinducer peptide, with the translated sequence MFKTVKTNLLRFASALILLVAATGASTTCWFHWYQPKLPEKG